Proteins from a genomic interval of Dermacentor variabilis isolate Ectoservices chromosome 8, ASM5094787v1, whole genome shotgun sequence:
- the drk gene encoding growth factor receptor-bound protein 2 drk isoform X2 has product MEAIAKHDFTATADDELSFRKGQVLKVLNMEDDMNWYRAELDSKEGLIPSNYIEMKKHDWYYGRITRADAEKLLSNKHEGAFLIRVSESSPGDFSLSVRCGDGVQHFKVLRDTMGKFFLWVVKFASLNELVEYHRSASVSRSQDIKLRDMHPEECLVQAMYDFQPQESGELEFRRGDIINVHDRSDANWWEGEIGSRRGYFPATYVVPYHT; this is encoded by the exons ATGGAAGCCATCGCGAAACACGACTTCACGGCGACGGCCGACGACGAACTGAGCTTTCGCAAGGGCCAAGTGTTGAAG GTGCTGAACATGGAGGACGACAtgaactggtaccgggctgagctaGATTCCAAGGAGGGCCTCATCCCTAGCAACTACATCGAGATGAAGAAGCACGA CTGGTATTATGGACGCATTACACGAGCCGACGCAGAGAAGCTGCTGTCGAATAAGCACGAGGGAGCCTTCCTGATTCGCGTCAGCGAGAGCTCACCGGGTGATTTCTCCCTCTCAGTTCGCTGTGGTGACGGTGTCCAGCACTTCAAG GTGCTACGAGACACGATGGGCAAGTTCTTCCTGTGGGTGGTGAAGTTTGCCTCGCTCAACGAGCTGGTCGAGTACCACCGGTCGGCTTCTGTCAGCCGCTCCCAGGACATCAAGCTTCGCGACATGCACCCCGAGGAG TGTTTGGTGCAAGCCATGTACGACTTCCAGCCCCAGGAGTCTGGGGAACTGGAGTTCCGCCGCGGCGACATCATCAACGTGCACGACCGCTCGGACGCCAACTGGTGGGAGGGCGAGATCGGCTCGCGCCGCGGCTACTTCCCAGCCACCTACGTGGTGCCCTACCACACGTAG
- the drk gene encoding growth factor receptor-bound protein 2 drk isoform X1, with protein sequence MEAIAKHDFTATADDELSFRKGQVLKVLNMEDDMNWYRAELDSKEGLIPSNYIEMKKHDWYYGRITRADAEKLLSNKHEGAFLIRVSESSPGDFSLSVRCGDGVQHFKVLRDTMGKFFLWVVKFASLNELVEYHRSASVSRSQDIKLRDMHPEEEAIPGVQPQPRHQRVLTPLKVPTGNDPAQTARLGAGGQEDKSQCLVQAMYDFQPQESGELEFRRGDIINVHDRSDANWWEGEIGSRRGYFPATYVVPYHT encoded by the exons ATGGAAGCCATCGCGAAACACGACTTCACGGCGACGGCCGACGACGAACTGAGCTTTCGCAAGGGCCAAGTGTTGAAG GTGCTGAACATGGAGGACGACAtgaactggtaccgggctgagctaGATTCCAAGGAGGGCCTCATCCCTAGCAACTACATCGAGATGAAGAAGCACGA CTGGTATTATGGACGCATTACACGAGCCGACGCAGAGAAGCTGCTGTCGAATAAGCACGAGGGAGCCTTCCTGATTCGCGTCAGCGAGAGCTCACCGGGTGATTTCTCCCTCTCAGTTCGCTGTGGTGACGGTGTCCAGCACTTCAAG GTGCTACGAGACACGATGGGCAAGTTCTTCCTGTGGGTGGTGAAGTTTGCCTCGCTCAACGAGCTGGTCGAGTACCACCGGTCGGCTTCTGTCAGCCGCTCCCAGGACATCAAGCTTCGCGACATGCACCCCGAGGAG GAGGCTATCCCCGGAGTGCAACCTCAGCCACGGCATCAGCGCGTATTGACACCGCTCAAGGTTCCGACAGGAAATGACCCTGCCCAGACAGCTAGACTTGGAGCTGGTGGACAGGAAGACAAGAGCCAG TGTTTGGTGCAAGCCATGTACGACTTCCAGCCCCAGGAGTCTGGGGAACTGGAGTTCCGCCGCGGCGACATCATCAACGTGCACGACCGCTCGGACGCCAACTGGTGGGAGGGCGAGATCGGCTCGCGCCGCGGCTACTTCCCAGCCACCTACGTGGTGCCCTACCACACGTAG